AGTTTACAATTACTCAATAAACAATTGATTGAAAAAGTTGAGAGAAGCAAAAAAGAATTACAGAAATTATTAGATTCAAAAACAGAAAAAGACACTTTAAAAGCTAAAAGTATAAATGAGCAAAAGGAATTAGGTGAAGAGTTAATTGCTTTAAATTCAGAATTAGAAGCTAAAATAAAAACAAGTGCTTTTGAATCTAAACAAGCAATTGAGAAAGCATTATTACCACAAGAAGCTAAATTAAAATATACTCAATACAAAGAAAGAATAAACGAAGCGAAGCTTAAATTAAAAGCTTTAAAAGAGGCTAATGTAAAAGCAATATCAGCTTTAAATGCATCTAAAAACTTTGAAACTTTAGAATCAGAAAGTAAAGTCGATTTAGTAAATTTTAAAATACAAAAAGACACTTTATCCGCTGAAAAAGGAGAAGTAAAAGAAGCGTTTAGAAAAGACCAAGAAATTAGAGATCGAAATAAAGAGGTATCCATAAAGATTGATGCACAAAACGAAATTTGTAAAGTTTGGAAAGAACTTTTTGCAATTATCGGTAACTCTAAAGATGCATTTAATGTATATGTACAGCGTTTAACGTTGAAACATTTATTAGACTTGGCGAATGTTCATTTATATAAATTGAATAAGCGGTATTCTTTAAAAATGGAAGATAATTACAAACCAAAAGAAGAACTTAATTTTAATTTAATCGACCATTATCAAACGGATCAAGCGAGATTGGTAGATACTTCTAGTGGAGGAGAAAAATTTATAATTAGTTTGGCGTTGGCATTAGGATTGTCTGATTTAGCGAGTAAAAACGTAAAAATTGATTCCTTGTTTATTGATGAAGGTTTCGGGACTTTAGATAGCAATACGTTAGAAACCGTAATTTCTACCTTAGAAACGTTGCAATCTCAAGGAAAGATGATTGGAATTATATCACACGTAGAAAACTTAAAAGAACGTATTCCTACTCAAATACAAATTACAAAAAAGAACAATGGAGTTAGTGTAGTTGATATTTTATAGAAACTATTTCAAATTAATTTTTATCACAAATAAAAAGCTCAAGTTTAAAAACTTAAGCTTTTTTGTATTGGTATAATTTTTGATTATCAGTAAATAAAAAAACTATGAAAGAAAAATATATTTTCCTCATTATCATCCTATCCGCTTTTACTTTTATTTCTTGTGATAAAGAAAATACTGCGCTTTCTTGCGTTTCTGTTGATAAAGTAGATAAAACATTTCCTCCTAAAATGTTAAAAGTAAATGAAGCTAATGAAATAGAATTTGAAATTTTAAATGAATGTGATGCTAATTATACCATTTTTGATTATGAAATTTCTGGAGACATAAAAAATATAAAAATAGAAGGATTAACAAAAAACAAACTTATTACTTCTAAAAATCTAACATTTAAAGTAATTGTTTTCCCAATAACTACTGGTTATGAAACGATAGGTTTTTTTATTAGAACTGATATAGGCCAAATGGCAGTTTCAGCTGGTATAGATGTAAATTATTAATTGAATCTTATATAAAACAAAAAAAGCTCAAGTTTTAAACTTGAGCTTTTTAATTTTATATAAGTTTCATTCTTTATCAGAATGAATGCAATAGTAATTATCCTTTAAAAACAATTTTACGCATACGTAAACTTGCTGGAGTAACTTCTAAATACTCATCTGCTTTAATATATTCCATATTTTCCTCTAAAGAGAAATCTACTTTCGGTGCAATTTTCATAGCTTCATCTGTACCAGATTTACGCATGTTTGTTAATTGCTTTCCTTTAATTAAGTTAACAGCCATCTCATCAGATTTACTGTTTTCTCCAATTACTTGACCAATATAAATCTCTTGATTTACATCGATAAAGAAACGCCCTCTGTCTTGTAAACGGTTTAATGCATAAGCAGTTGCTTTACCAGCTGCAGAAGAAACAATTGCTCCTTTTACTTCTTCAGTAAAATCTCCTTTATAAGGACCATATTCACTAAATCTGTGGTTAATAATTGCAGTACCAGCCGTTGCTGTTAAAATTCTGTTTCTTAAACCAATTAAACCTCTAGAAGGTATAGAAAACTCTAAATGTTGTAAATCACCTTTAGGTTCCATAATTAACATATCTCCTTTTCTAAGAGATACTAAGTTAATTGCTTTAGAAGCCATGTCTTCAGGTACATCGATAGACAATGTTTCCATTGGCTCATGTTTCTTACCATCTACCATTTTAATAATTACTTGTGGTCTTCCCACTTGTAATTCATATCCTTCTCTACGCATTGTTTCAATCAATACTGATAAGTGTAAAACTCCACGTCCGAAAACGTTAAATTTATCCTCAGAATCAGTAGTTTCAACTTTTAATGCAAGATTTTTTTCTAATTCTTTGAACAGTCTGTCACGAATATGACGAGATGTTACAAATTTACCTTCTTTACCAAAGAAAGGAGAATTGTTAATTGTAAACAACATACTCATTGTAGGTTGGTCAATTTCTGTTCTTGGTAATGCTTCTGGGTTTTCTAAATCTGCAATTGTATCACCAATTTCAAATCCTTCAAGACCTGTAATAGCACAAATATCCCCACAAGGAACTTTTTCTACTTGAACTTTACCCATTCCTTCGAATACGTGCAATTCTTTAATTCTCACTTTTTTATTAGTTCCGTCAGCTTTACATAACATGTATTCTTTACCAACTTCTAAATCTCCACGGAAAATACGTCCAATAGCAATTCTTCCTGTAAATTTAGAAAAATCTAAAGAAGTAATTTGCATTTGTGGTGTACCTTCATTGTATTTAGTTGCTGGTATAGATTCTAAAACAGCATCCAATAATGGAATAATGTTATCAGTTTCGTTTCTCCAATCAGTACTCATCCAATTGTTTTTTGCAGAACCATAAACAGTTGCAAAATCTAATTGATCTTCAGTAGCTTCTAATGCA
The window above is part of the Polaribacter sp. SA4-12 genome. Proteins encoded here:
- the typA gene encoding translational GTPase TypA, whose protein sequence is MQPIRNIAIIAHVDHGKTTLVDKIIDQAKILDERKERTDLLLDNNDLERERGITILSKNVSIQYKGTKINVIDTPGHADFGGEVERVLKMADGVLLLVDAFEGPMPQTRFVLGKALALGLTPIVVVNKVDKENCTPDIVHEKVFDLMFALEATEDQLDFATVYGSAKNNWMSTDWRNETDNIIPLLDAVLESIPATKYNEGTPQMQITSLDFSKFTGRIAIGRIFRGDLEVGKEYMLCKADGTNKKVRIKELHVFEGMGKVQVEKVPCGDICAITGLEGFEIGDTIADLENPEALPRTEIDQPTMSMLFTINNSPFFGKEGKFVTSRHIRDRLFKELEKNLALKVETTDSEDKFNVFGRGVLHLSVLIETMRREGYELQVGRPQVIIKMVDGKKHEPMETLSIDVPEDMASKAINLVSLRKGDMLIMEPKGDLQHLEFSIPSRGLIGLRNRILTATAGTAIINHRFSEYGPYKGDFTEEVKGAIVSSAAGKATAYALNRLQDRGRFFIDVNQEIYIGQVIGENSKSDEMAVNLIKGKQLTNMRKSGTDEAMKIAPKVDFSLEENMEYIKADEYLEVTPASLRMRKIVFKG